The genomic DNA gcgccccagggggcggactgtccgcgcttgtgcagtcagctctcaaacttgttctttttcaaatcttttcaaaacgtcgttagccctcatgcatgcacctagatattttgagcaaaatggcactaaagacccgtcaagcatgagtacacaacccctcttgatagtacggctatctatctaacaaatccggtcacttttcatccactaaacgccttgtgaccggtaaaatgcaaaagccctattttatacctttgccttgagcccgagctttgctcatcatctccaaaactccatatgttcacaatcaaatctctttcatccgtggatcaacctatactcgttatctcaaatgaaatcgttaatccacaaaccgttgtcattaattaccaaaactcgaattaggagcctagatgctttcatggctccgagccggcggcgccgccgcctggtgCTCTCCTGCCGGTGCGCCACCCAGCGGCAGTCACGCCGGTGTGGCCGGCGACCCCGAGGCATCCTTTCTTTCTCGCGCCTCCCTTCCCCTTTCCTTCTGTCCCAGCTCGGGTCCTGCGGCGCCACCGGCGGCCTCTTGCCACCACGCTGGCCGGTCCGAttgccgcgccatggccggcggccccGAGCCgttctttcttttctctccttCCCGGTTCTTTTCTGATCCCGCAGCGCACCACAGCCActgcagcagcgacgacgacgggcACCCAAGATGGTCAGAGAAGGGGATAGTGGCGGCACCGCCGTAAGGCTCCTCGCTGGGCTGAGTGCTCCGCCGTCGAGTAGCCTTGCGACGGTGCCCTGCACGCCCGAGCCGAGGCATGGCCGTGCGTTGGCGTGGCCTTCCCGGCCGGCGAGTCATCATTTCTTTCCCGCACGATGGCGGTTGTGCTGGAGTTGGAGAAAACCCGGTAGGTTCCTCACTACTCCGACCTTTCTCCTcgggtagggttagggtttgttttggcttttctttCCGATTCAAAATCGGTATTCTTTTATTTCTTCTCGATCCAAGATCGAGATCTTTCTGTTGCTTTAGATCTGAGTCCGGATCCTTCCCAATCTCGATCTACACACTAGATCGGCTCTTGATACCAATGTTAGAATTTTAGGATCGACCAGGTGTAGATCGGGATGTTACTTTCTTTCTCTGGGGCCACCGCGGGTTCGTCGGTGAAGATCTGCGCTAGGGCAGCGACGGGCGGTGAAGACTTGTGGCAGTTGCGACGCTGTTCCAGTGATGGCGTGATGGAGCTGATGCCGGCGTGGTACAGGAGCCGGTGCCGGTGGTGCTTCCCGCCGCTGCAGCCCACCCTCTCTGATCGGATTAGGGTTTGAGGTGGAGAACAATAACAGCAGTGGTGAACCTCGTGTCTTGTGCCGCTGGTTTCCACCTCCTTTTATGGGGCTGCGCAATGAGGGCCCACCAGCCACTTCTTAGGCTGGGCGCCCCCGATTAGGGCGCGAGTCAAGGGCCCAGACATGGCCGTTGGGCCAAGTCTGGTGGAGATCAACCTATCAAAGTGAACAAAAATAATGAGAAGAAACTTACAACGCTATAGATCTGAATGATAATGTTTGCATAATGTAATGCCAGTCCAGCAGGTCCTAGCCTTTGACAGCTCGCAGTTGATTCAGCACTCAAAGCAAATCCATCTAAAAATGCATTACAAGGATCAGCTGGCAGTAAATTTGACTGATTCAAAAAGAGACATTGAGCCATGAAAATACCAGAAGATCCAAAAGTACTGTTGATCTCAAAATGTAAGTAATGCACGATTTCAACAAGCTTCTCGACCACCTATCATGACAAATTTATGTCATAAGCAATATAGGGCAGGCAACATAGCGTACAAGtaaattctacagcaaaaaaaCTACTTACTTCTTCCAACATCTTGGACCAGAGAGACCTTTTCTTCAAGCTCTTCACGTAACTCCTTTGGGTCTTCAATTCCAGTCTCACAATTTGAATATTATCTCCTGCAAAAATAATTTGAGTGCAGACTTATAGTATCAAAGGCTCAAAGAACTACAGGTGCAGTCATAATGAATGGATTGGGACAACTAAAAGAAAGACTAATGACAAGAGAAAATTTCTTTTCCTTAGCTTCCACAATCTCTTTTCTTTCAGGTTATAGACACATTCTACAATCTATCTGTTCAGAAAATGGACACAGAAAAAAAGGCACAAAGGCTCCGCAATTTTTCCTTGATTGAAAGAAATAAAATGGTGTAGATAGTCCTCGTACCTTTTTCAAATCTCTCTGTATCCTTTTCCTTTAACTTAGAGTTGTATTCTTGCtcaaatctatactataaaagatgAAACTTTCTAATTCATTTTACACTAAAATTAGCATATCCATAGTCCTCACAAAATATATCTTAATGACCGACGTTGAAGGGCTGGATGATTGACGAAATAGGGTGGACCAAAAAAAACTACGCTTCCCGTGATGATTCCGCCcgattctgtttttttttttttttgtcaccaAGGCTGAAAGTACCCGCCCGCCCGTACCCATCGCGGCAATATCGGAGCAATAAACGGCGCGACGTTTGAGTAACACCAGGCCCGGCGCTCCCTCGCAAGGCGATCTGGcgaaagaaggaaagaaaaatcaCTCCCCCTTGCGAAAATCACGGTGGTGCCCCTTGCTCCCCCGCATCTCGACTCCAGCACAAGAGGAAAAGATGGATCCCTGTCACCTGCAGTCCTCGCCTTGACCCTCGCCGATCCGTAGCCGAGTCCTCCTGCAACGAGATCCTCCTCTTCCACCCCGCGGcgcagccggccggcggcgcgagcgccTGCGGGGcgtccgcctccacctccccgcggcgcaggcggccggCAGCGCAACGGTCGTGGCGCATCCTCCCTGGCGCCGTTCCTTCGCGCAGATGGACGCGCTCATCGcgcggagatggcggcggcagcggcggcgaacaAACGGGTGCAGGAGAGGAATTGGGTAGTGGGGTCCGCGCATCCGCATCTGGCGGCGTCCACGACCACGGGGAGGGGTTCGCGGGAGGAGACGGGCTCCGAGCTAGGGTCCCACGAGCCAGCAGCACCCCGCCGCGCATCCTCCCTGTCGAgcgcgagccgcgccgcctcaCCCTGGCCGTCCGCGCAGTCTCCGGTAGCCCCAGGCCAGACGGATTGCCAGTGCCCAGGCGGTCGCCGGCGCTAGCGGACGTCGTGGCCGTGGCGCCGACCTCCACGCCATtgtcggcctcctcggccatcGATTTCCTCACGCTGTGCCATCGCCTCAAGGTACTTTCATACGTCTGTGCTCATCGTAATTAGTCGCCCATTGATATGTCGCTCGCTTGCTGATTTACCTGCTATATTCGGCATTACCTGTAACGCGTATTCTGTAGGATCACACTAGCGATACCCCAATTTTTGTAAGAAATTCTGGGGCATTTGATTATTTGCCACTCTCAGAGTGTCATCCTAAATTTCGGAAGAGCGCAGATAAAGTATCATGTAATTGCGCTTGGCTCTGCATGTGCAATGATTTGGATAAATTCATGCCCCCTTGtttcttattatttttttgtaaGGATGCTCCTTGTTTCTTTGGTGCTTAAATCCATCATGTGGCACGATTATGAGGCTTATTATTTTTGTTTATTCTTCAGACCACTAAAAGGAAAGGATGTATAAATCATAGCATCAAGGGCTCTGAATCTATTGCTGATCACATGTACCGTGTGGCCTTAATGACTCTGATTACTGGTGACCTTCCCGCAGTCCCGCTGTGGGTCGAGAAAGGTCCATTTCTTCAAGCGATTGTTTTCTTTTTATCAGACTTGGTATGGTTCAGATTTCCTTTGTCATTTGTTTGTTTTCTATACTTTGTGCTGACAATCACTATACTTTTCTTTCTTAAAACAGGCGCATCACTATACATCTGTTTTTGTTTGAGCCGATTGGTCCGTTGGAGTGGAGGTGGTTGGTGGGTTGTGCTAATCCAGAAGCTGGTTACAGGTATGATAGTTTCTATTAAGAATTTGAGTTGCCGCTTAGCCTTCTTAGTACCATTTATGTGAGCATGTCCTAGAAAAGCACTAGGAGTTTTGGCAATTGGGCATAAGAGGGAAGTGTCTGTGTGGCTGGTACACCCACGTAGTAAGCTTGTTTCAAGAAACTAAAAGAGAAAGTTGGTGTGCCTGAGCAATTACTGCATACGCCTTAATATTGATGGAACATAGAGGTGGTAGCCTGATAGGTAAAATTTAAACATCTAATGGCTGCATGGACGGCAAGGACTTTGTATCTATAGTGGTTTGCGCTTTGAAGGCATCTGTTGGTTCTCCTCTTGTCTAACCTCCAGTTTTTGTTTCAGAGGGGACAATGCAATTGTTTAATTAGACTATGGCTATAATAGTACTTCGATGAATTTTACCTATCGTTCTTCCCtacattattttttataatctaTGCACTACCAAAAAAATAAGAGATGCATAAAGTCAGCGAAAGCAGAAGGACAGATCACCAGGTCTTaatattccttttttttaagTGATGGACATGTTCTGTTTGAAGCCATGGTGTGTCTAGCTAGATATTAATCTTCAACTTGCAGCTATCAGACAAGAGCTATTTGAGAATTGTGAAACATATTTCTGGGGCcattgttttttattttgtgtaTTCATACTAGCTTTCTCTCATAATTTGCAAGATTGACAGAAGCTATGAGCAGCTTCATATATGGATAATTATTTGAAGAAAGATACAAAGAGAAATTATTTTATTGAAATGTTTGTGTTTAAAGCTAACTGGAAGGCAAACATAGGAAGCTCCTGCCTTAAGCCAAGAAGGATTTCAAGAGCGATAGTAGTATGGTTTGAGGTAATAAATTTTAAACTCTCAATCAGCATGCTACATAGTACTGGCTCCTTTCTGCACAACTCACAATCAGCATGCTACATATTTTGGTGCTGTAATCAATCAACGACGTATTTATTCAGATTTGTGTTCTCATGGTGCCATGATCTATTGCAAAATTCAGCTGTATGGACTGTTAGCTAAGTTCCCATATTAATGTTGATATACTTTACACGTGCCAGGCTTCAAGTACTTTGATCTCCATGCTATATATGTAGATGCAGTATATGAATGCTATATATGAATGCTAATGATCGAAATTCTGACTGAGATtatgctttttttttctacCTGTTTGTCGACATTGCCTGGCTAGAAAATAAATGCTCAGTGGCTATTTTGTCAATGCCCAGGTGAAGTAATAAAATGTTTGGGTCAAGGCATCAAGAGTACAGAGGAAGGGTAAAATGTTGTTTTACCATTGTTCGGGAACTGGCTCATGGAGATGACAGAGCAACAGAGcaagaataaagaaaaaaaaaagaggccaaAGGTAATACAGTACACATGAGTTGCATAAAACTGCTGCAGAACATGTATACATAGCGAATCACCATTATATTTGGTAAATCTATCTTGCGAGCAGAAATACTTGGGGGCTCTTTTGTGTACCAGCATTGGCCTTTGACCTCCTGACAATAAAATGCTATAAGCAAGGTGGCCCACTTGGTTTATTTTTTGAATGCATTTTTCTTAATGTagctatttgaaaaaaaatggatTACAGACCATTATATTTCTCCAAACATAGATTGGCCAAGAGAACAAGCATGCTGAATATGTAGGACCAATAGATACTAGATTAAGACAGACCTATTTTTATTTGTTATCTCTACATCGGTACATCCATATCCATACTAGATTAAGACAGACCTATTTTTTGCAATATAGTATGATGAAAGTACATCGTTTTTGGGTAGAAGCTTATGACATTCAAAGATCCATCTGATTGTGAAGGTTATTGTGCATTATCTGTCAAGTTGAATGACCTAGGTATGCCTTCTCATTTGCATATCAGTAGAAAAATTGATCAAAACTCGCCTTGCTGAAACAAATGGAAGAGAATGAGTTCACAATGTCAAAAGTGAAAAATTATGGTATGATGGGGACAAGTACATACTGAAAAAAAACTAAAGTTAGAGTTCAGGGAATGGATGTAGGTCTGCTAAGTAATCAGGTTAACGTCTGTGTGCCTTTCAATGTTGAATGTGGTATTGTACTACAATTTTCTTAAGAAATATATTAACACCTTTTGCCAATAATAATATCAGATATATATCATGATTGTTTTTTGTCGTGTTATTGGTTAtgagtaaaacattaatcagtTCTAAAATTTACGTGTGTAAATTGTAATGAAGGTTTGCCAAGGAACTGAGTCACAAAAGAAAGATGTTGCTGCTGAGATCTTGAAAGGTAACTGATTGGTCCATCATACTTGAACAATATGTGGAATTTCCGAGTGTATTTCAACGATCATGTTCTGCACTAAAGATTACTACGGTTTGACCAAAGCAAAGTGGTTGGTTTGTCGATCTGCAAGATGAAGTTCCATCCTCCTGTCCCAGCAATCTAAGCACTACTTTCATCTTAGATCTTCAGAGGATAACGTAGTAGCTGATGCTAAGTATAGTAGTAGTGTAGACCTGAATAGTACATGACACTGCAGGAAGGTAACCTAATGGTGTTgcccctccctcttttttttttttttagattcCCCTTCATCTCTGGTAGATAATAAGTATCAGCTGCCACTCAATTCCACAATAGGTGACACTACGTAGGATGTGAAGCTATGTAATTCTTCATACTCCTTTTGTCCTCGTGTTGCTATGAAATATATTGGATACTAGGGTTACAATTTTATTAAGACATAAGAAGTGTGTAATGTCAAAATAATATGAAGCCCAAATTATGTGATGATATAGCATGTGAGAAAAATTCAGAGACACTATGTCGGCATAGACtctttttgactttttttttctagataGTCGGCCCTTGCAGTCCATGGAATGTATTATAAAAGGTAAATATCTCTGTCTGGTTTGCATAAATATTATAAATCACATTTTATTTTCTGAAATCAGCAGCATCCAAAAGACGGTGGGCCATCTCAATTCCCAACTCCTCCTAGCAAAGGAAATTCTGCACCAGCTGGATATTGCTCAGGATAGTAGAACTCTAAATTCAAATGAGATGTGGTTACGTAATAATCTGAAGAAACATACGTTGGTGCTGGCCTCCCTTCTGAGAACAGTAGCCAGGGTCAGATCTCGAATTAATTGGCTGCAGGATGGTGATGCTAATACCAGGCTGTTCCACATGCATTCTAGGCATAGAAAAAGGAAGAATTTCATAGCCTCCTTGAGGGAGGGCGATCAGATCTTAACTTCGCATGAGGAAAAGGCTGCAGCAATATTGGAATTTTACTCAAATCTGATTGGTGCTGAAAGCGACAGGGACAGGACAATCAACTTGGATCACCTAGACATCCCAAACCATAATCTAGAAGCCCTGGATATTCCTTTTGATGAGAATGAAGTGTGGCAGACCATCAAGGATTTACCGTCTGACAAAGCTCCTGGACCGGATGGGTTCACTGGCAGGTTCTATAAGGCTTGCTGGCCGATAATTAAGGAAGATATTATGGCAGCCCTACATAGAATTTGGGGAAGGAATTGCAGGAACTTGGGGCTGCTGAACTCAGCATACATCACTTTACTCCCAAAGAAACCTGATGCAGATCTGGTGAAAGATTTTAGACCCATAAGTCTGGTGCACAGCTTTGCTAAGTTGGTGACTAAAGTCCTGGCTAACAGACTTGCCGGCCGCCTTGATGAAATGGTCTCGCCCAACCAAAGCACTTTCATTAAAAAGCGGTTCATCCAAGACAATTTTATGATGGTGCAACAAACAGTGAAATTCCTACACAATCAAAAACAACCAAGGATCCTTCTTAAATTGGACATCACAAAAGCATTTGATTCGGTTTCCTGGGCTTTTCTTTTGGAGGTGCTAAGGAAACTCGGCTTTGGGTCTAGATGGCGGGACTTGGTGTGTGCTCTCCTGACTTCTtcctctactcaagtccttctGAATGGCACACCAGGAGATTTTATTCAGCACAAGAGAGGGCTTCGTCAAGGTGATCCTCTTTCACCGATGTTGTTCATCCTAGTGATGGACGTGCTGAACTGGCTGGTCACAAGAGCATCTGAAGCTGGGCTATTACAGCCACTCTCTTCACGACCAATTCAGCATCGAATTTCTTTGTATGCAGATGATGTGGCTATTTTTCTCCGGCCGGCAGCAGCTGATATTAATCTAACTCTACAATTGCTTCAGCTGTTTGGGGATGCGTCGGGGCTGAAAACTAATGTGCAGAAGAGTAACGTGCTGCCAATTCAGTGTGCTGAAGAGGACATGGCCATCATACAAAACCTGCTGCCATGTGAAGTGCAAGATTTCCCATGCAAATATTTAGGACTGCCACTTACTATCAAGAAGTTGACTAAGGAGCAACTTCAGCCAATAATTGACCGAATAGCAGACCAATTGCCGGGGTGGTAGGCGGACCTCATGACCTGGGCAGGGAGAGGTACAGGTTCAGTTTGTCCTGACAGCAATGCTGGTTTATGTGGCTATGGCGATGGAACTTCCGAACTGGGCAATAAAAGCCATCGATAAGATCAGAAGAGGTTTTCTCTGGCGAGGAAGGAAAGAAGCACGAGGTGGACATTGTTTAATTTCCTGGCCAAAAGTCTGCAGACATCTGGAGCTTGGGGGGCTAGGTATCTCGGATCTGAAAAGACTGAACTGTGCTTTGAGAGCACGTTGGCCATGGCTCAGGAAAACGGAACCAAACAAGCCTTGGGCAAATCTGCCTATCCAGGTCAGCAAAGATGTGGAGTGTCTCATTTCCATGGCTGTCATTACTGAAGTAGGAGATGGGACAAATACTTTGTTCTGGAAGGACAGGTGGTTAGACGGCCATAGCATACAAGAGCTTGCACCCAGGGTGTTTGCTTTAGTTTCCAATAGAAGGGCTAATAAGCGGACGGTGCGGGAGGCTCTAACCAATGAAAAATGGTTAGAAGATATCCAGGTGCAATTTCGGTGGAAGGATTATTGGAATTCCTTGAGGTTTGGGACCTAATCAGTTTGGTTGAACTGCAAGTTGGGACTCCTGATAAACACATTTGGAGATTATCTAACTCAGGAGAATATTCTGCAAAATCAGCCTATGAGGTCCTATTCCAGGGTGCTGTTTACTTCAGACCTGCAGAGAGAATATGGAAGTCTCACGCTCCTCCCAAATGTCGTTTTTTCATGTGGCTGGTCGCCCACAATCGCTGCTGGACAGCCGACAGGCTAGCTCGACGAGGCCTCCCTCATCCAACCAGTTGTTTGTTGTGCGATCAAGAGGAAGAAAATATCCAACATCTGTTTGTCGGGTGTGTGTTTTCAAGACAATTCTGGTTCTCTCTCTTCCAGCGGTTTGGCCTCACCGCACTTGCCCCTCAGCCTCAAGACATTTGTTTTGATGATTGGTGGGAGAAAGTGGAAGCATCGGTCGCGGGGGATTTAAGGCAAGGTCTGAACTCTCTAGTCATTCTTGGAGCATGGAGCATTTGGAGACACCGAAACAACTGTGTTTTTAATGGGGCCAGCCCGAGTGTCGCTGCGGCCATCGCACTGGCCTTTGAAGAAGCGCACCTGTGGAGCTTGGCAGGAGCCAGGGGCCTTACCCTACTTGCTATCTAGGGTGAGGGCTAGAGGTGTGGGTTGGTCGTAGTGTTTTTAGTTAACAGGTGATTATTAGCAAAGGTCTTAAGAGGTGTGTGGGGTGTGTTTTGGGTCTATGTATgactcttttcttcttctatcaatataatgatacgcagctctcctgcgtgttcgagaaaaaaaaaagaaatcagcAGCATGCCGCCATGAGCACGGTTCAAAAAGGCGGAAGTAGGCGGGCGCCTAGGCGCGACTAGGCTCTAGGCGAGGGGTTCTCGCCTGGCCTATGGGGGTAGGCTcctaggcggcgccggcgagggaggaggcagagcagagagcgccgccggcggtggaggaggaggcagggacGAGCACCGGCAGTGGAGGAGAAAGCaggggacgggcggcggcgacggcggcggcggaggcaggggcaggcgcggaggaggaggaagggtgGAAGCGAGGCAGGGGCGGCGTCAGGTAGGAGAGGAGAGGCAGCCGGCAGGGGCGTCGGGAAGGGGaacagaggagaggagggaggagataaGGTGGTTGTTGGGCTGTTGGGCCGCTTTGATGGGCCTATTTTTCAACTCAAGGCTTAGTGGgcctctatttttcttttcttttagagGTATATGATGTATATGATAAGGTATACGTGTGCATGTGACACCGCCTAGCAAATCGCCTTGAAACACCTAATCCCGCTTAATCCCGCTTAGGCTCTAGGCGGTGGGTCACCGCCTAGATACCGCCTAGCGCTTTTTTGAACATGGGCCATGAGAAAGGTGATAACTGCTTCCAGTTCTTCATGATTACATCTTCAGTCTTATTTTTGTTGGCACTCTTTATTTGGCTAGAAATACCAGGAAATAATGAATCTTGAATTCGGGTTGTTAATTTGCAGAATACAAGAATTCTGCATGCCAAACACTTGTAATGTATACTATTTGTATTGGTATCTTAGTTTAGTAAGATGTTACATATGGTTCACACTACGATATTTATTTAAACCATCATGTGAAGGTCAAATTTTCTGTTTGCATCTCTAAGAAATATTATAAGTTGTCTTCTTAATTTTTAATTAtgtgatttttctctacgaaagGTCAAATTTTTGAATTGGATTGTTGTGATATACTAATAAATGAATTAAATGTTTAGTAGTCTTGATGCAACCCAAATGTTTTTAAATAAAATTCTTCTTTAAAGGTACGTGCATCTCCACTAGTCTATCTAATGCATGAAGCTCATGGTACAAATCctgcaaaaagaaagaagaaaattaAATAATCGAGAAGATAAAAAATTGTACCTcgaggcctcaaaagattacTTCAGAGAACATCCAGTGCTCACAGTTGTACGTTGAACAAGAGTCATCAACTTTTGCATCTCTGCTTTGGCTGTTTCTTTCAGTTGCTTCTGGGGTGCACTTTCGGATTCTAATCTAGACACCAAATGAACAAGatagtaaaaaaaaaactcattcgTATAACTCATTGCTTCCTGTCAAATAATataaactagcaaggtggcccgcgctaatagcgcgggtagctagttttttatttaatttttttaactatTTTACATTAAAAAACTTAATTTGCAAGGGGCAAGCTGTCTTCGAGCATTAATGTAAGAAAAAGACCTCACGAATGCCGAGAAACCTCCGAACCTCTACCCCACCCTTACATAGGGGTGGGGTAACTCATACCTTTTGAGAGCGGGCCGGGATCTATTCCATGGGCTTTGGCATGTAGACAGGCGATGATATTTTTTCACCTcaacctgaaattcgctcccaccgggagtcgaacccaggacctaaGGAGTGCTAGTGAGGCCACCAAACCAATTCGGCTAGGCACCCATTCGCAAATTTATTTATCTCTCATCTACTCTTGTTGAATACTATCTGCAGCTTTCTATGCATAGGAGTTCATACCAATCATCAATTTTATGTTGCTTTGTTCTATATTATAGTTGCATATTTTATTACTTTAACATGCAAATTCTAAATTTGAGGATTGAATTTTAATATTGGGTCATCTTGAATATGGATGCATATTGTATATGTTTGTATTTATacaaagttttttataagtagttatgaaatatatttatatgtatgtGTTAGTGATGATTGCTTTATGACTTAGATGTTGAAGTTCGATTTGTATCTTGCAATATTTTGATTATTATTTAGCGAAAATATATCTAGTGTAGTTGTTAGAGCACCTAAGTAG from Panicum virgatum strain AP13 chromosome 7N, P.virgatum_v5, whole genome shotgun sequence includes the following:
- the LOC120681124 gene encoding protein PSK SIMULATOR 1-like, which codes for MLEEVVEKLVEIVHYLHFEINSTFGSSDGFALSAESTASCQRLGPAGLALHYANIIIQIYSVVSRSGYVPSNTREALYQGLPPRVKSALPNRLKTSSVPQELTIDDIRV
- the LOC120681125 gene encoding uncharacterized protein LOC120681125, whose amino-acid sequence is MIPPDSHKRKRWIPVTCSPRLDPRRSVAESSCNEILLFHPAAQPAGGASACGASASTSPRRRRPAAQRSWRILPGAVPSRRWTRSSRGDGGGSGGEQTGAGEELGSGVRASASGGVHDHGEGFAGGDGLRARVPRASSTPPRILPVEREPRRLTLAVRAVSGSPRPDGLPVPRRSPALADVVAVAPTSTPLSASSAIDFLTLCHRLKTTKRKGCINHSIKGSESIADHMYRVALMTLITGDLPAVPLWVEKGASLYICFCLSRLVRWSGGGWWVVLIQKLVTANWKANIGSSCLKPRRISRAIVVWFEVK